One Spinacia oleracea cultivar Varoflay chromosome 4, BTI_SOV_V1, whole genome shotgun sequence DNA segment encodes these proteins:
- the LOC110785159 gene encoding transcription factor TCP4 isoform X1 encodes MYQILSLASIYRCLFQKNPKSYNLDFQESREQDKQNEISHVIQQNIKQRGNMGLKNTTGGGGGDIVQVQGGHIIRATGRKDRHSKVFTAKGPRDRRVRLAAHTAIEFYDVQDRLGYDRPSKVVEWLMKKAQTCIDKLDELPPWDPTASVSHGGVDMKIRSTEVDVGDKSGSTSFYVPQCLDSQSVGDSMKSFFPSHNNTITSGMNYSHEFISRGGSQNSQDLCLSLHTLQDPGSCGNGQHHHHHHAPSSHDSALFQGSSSSLGFEGRTGEWSESQQQHDLGQFARMFGWPSGGSGGGGGGNLFNPYPLPPQGLLFGQQHVGPITTATFTQGSTLQSNFSPFVCVLEDHKIHNHHHQHHPQDAGNGSDGFIGYYVPSSQIHGGANSMSNNKASSSSMSPDSTQH; translated from the coding sequence ATGTACCAAATTTTAAGTTTAGCTTCCATTTACAGATGTTTATTTCAGAAAAACCCAAAATCCTATAATCTGGATTTCCAAGAATCTAGAGAACAAGACAAACAAAACGAAATCAGTCATGTAATTCaacaaaacataaaacaaaggGGCAACATGGGGTTAAAGAATACtacaggaggaggaggaggagataTTGTACAAGTGCAAGGTGGTCATATAATCCGGGCTACCGGTAGAAAGGACCGGCATAGCAAGGTGTTCACCGCCAAGGGTCCTAGAGACCGTAGAGTCCGCCTGGCCGCTCACACCGCCATTGAATTTTATGATGTTCAAGATAGGTTAGGGTACGACCGGCCTAGCAAGGTGGTTGAGTGGCTCATGAAAAAGGCTCAAACATGTATTGATAAGCTGGATGAATTACCACCGTGGGATCCAACAGCTAGTGTTTCTCACGGCGGCGTTGATATGAAAATAAGGTCTACTGAAGTTGATGTGGGTGATAAGTCTGGATCAACATCATTTTATGTTCCACAATGTTTGGATTCACAGTCTGTAGGTGATAGTATGAAGTCCTTTTTCCCTAGTCATAATAATACAATTACATCTGGTATGAATTATTCACATGAGTTTATCTCGAGAGGAGGTAGCCAAAACAGCCAGGATCTTTGTTTGTCACTCCATACTCTTCAAGATCCGGGAAGCTGTGGTAATGggcaacatcatcatcatcatcatgcaCCTTCGAGTCATGACTCGGCCCTTTTCCAAGGGTCTAGTTCATCTTTGGGGTTCGAGGGTAGGACGGGAGAGTGGTCTGAGTCACAGCAGCAGCACGATCTAGGCCAATTTGCTAGGATGTTTGGTTGGCCTagtggtggtagtggtggtggtggtggtggaaatTTATTCAACCCTTACCCATTGCCACCGCAAGGGTTGTTATTTGGGCAACAACATGTTGGCCCAATAACAACGGCTACATTTACTCAAGGGAGTACCCTTCAGTCCAATTTCTCTCCATTCGTATGTGTTTTGGAGGATCACAAAAttcacaaccaccaccaccaacatcATCCACAAGATGCCGGAAATGGATCCGATGGGTTCATCGGTTATTACGTCCCGTCCTCACAAATTCATGGTGGAGCTAATTCAATGTCTAACAATAAGGCATCCTCATCATCCATGTCCCCTGATTCAACCCAACATTAA
- the LOC110785159 gene encoding transcription factor TCP4 isoform X2, whose translation MGLKNTTGGGGGDIVQVQGGHIIRATGRKDRHSKVFTAKGPRDRRVRLAAHTAIEFYDVQDRLGYDRPSKVVEWLMKKAQTCIDKLDELPPWDPTASVSHGGVDMKIRSTEVDVGDKSGSTSFYVPQCLDSQSVGDSMKSFFPSHNNTITSGMNYSHEFISRGGSQNSQDLCLSLHTLQDPGSCGNGQHHHHHHAPSSHDSALFQGSSSSLGFEGRTGEWSESQQQHDLGQFARMFGWPSGGSGGGGGGNLFNPYPLPPQGLLFGQQHVGPITTATFTQGSTLQSNFSPFVCVLEDHKIHNHHHQHHPQDAGNGSDGFIGYYVPSSQIHGGANSMSNNKASSSSMSPDSTQH comes from the coding sequence ATGGGGTTAAAGAATACtacaggaggaggaggaggagataTTGTACAAGTGCAAGGTGGTCATATAATCCGGGCTACCGGTAGAAAGGACCGGCATAGCAAGGTGTTCACCGCCAAGGGTCCTAGAGACCGTAGAGTCCGCCTGGCCGCTCACACCGCCATTGAATTTTATGATGTTCAAGATAGGTTAGGGTACGACCGGCCTAGCAAGGTGGTTGAGTGGCTCATGAAAAAGGCTCAAACATGTATTGATAAGCTGGATGAATTACCACCGTGGGATCCAACAGCTAGTGTTTCTCACGGCGGCGTTGATATGAAAATAAGGTCTACTGAAGTTGATGTGGGTGATAAGTCTGGATCAACATCATTTTATGTTCCACAATGTTTGGATTCACAGTCTGTAGGTGATAGTATGAAGTCCTTTTTCCCTAGTCATAATAATACAATTACATCTGGTATGAATTATTCACATGAGTTTATCTCGAGAGGAGGTAGCCAAAACAGCCAGGATCTTTGTTTGTCACTCCATACTCTTCAAGATCCGGGAAGCTGTGGTAATGggcaacatcatcatcatcatcatgcaCCTTCGAGTCATGACTCGGCCCTTTTCCAAGGGTCTAGTTCATCTTTGGGGTTCGAGGGTAGGACGGGAGAGTGGTCTGAGTCACAGCAGCAGCACGATCTAGGCCAATTTGCTAGGATGTTTGGTTGGCCTagtggtggtagtggtggtggtggtggtggaaatTTATTCAACCCTTACCCATTGCCACCGCAAGGGTTGTTATTTGGGCAACAACATGTTGGCCCAATAACAACGGCTACATTTACTCAAGGGAGTACCCTTCAGTCCAATTTCTCTCCATTCGTATGTGTTTTGGAGGATCACAAAAttcacaaccaccaccaccaacatcATCCACAAGATGCCGGAAATGGATCCGATGGGTTCATCGGTTATTACGTCCCGTCCTCACAAATTCATGGTGGAGCTAATTCAATGTCTAACAATAAGGCATCCTCATCATCCATGTCCCCTGATTCAACCCAACATTAA
- the LOC130471879 gene encoding protein FAR1-RELATED SEQUENCE 5-like — protein sequence MTEPKKEAIEAMSECGLRPMESYRYMSTETGGDDCVGHTMIDHLNYCYKLKMKQIDGKDSQTLVNKLYDIQSIDPEFFFRVRLNAEGKVECLFWRDSMMREDYKIYGDVLVFDTTFRTNKYNLICAPFVGINNHWKNTMFACAFIGDETTESFVWVFETFLKAMGGKHPISIFTDQDAAIAAGIEQVFPSSRHRLCLWHLSKNANSRFGLLKSDKNFKNAFYKCLSGCITPNDFEETWKSMINTFKLEKDDWFNRLYGLKEKWCTALSKDFFSAGILSSQRSESTNHAVGFKANKSTTLTEFYSIFQATINRWRKTEEKDDFDCTRGIPTSELSMSAILKQAANVYTITLFRDFEEEFKLSVASSTMFKGSVGRTVFFEVWIEGIIGSRQEVQYKMEDSTVTCTCKNFEESGWLCFHCLRILHIHSINTIPDRYITTRWTRYAKKQIWERVDTIKREKGEINNFTGHKIAKARKFIEEKFKMDNKAVDEIIKKEEERKAKEEAAKIAEQEKAKAEAQRETQDGESTNSEITIVLDPDRANTKGKSKKRIKGQYDNYKQPSKKGKKKHKEFGSKTPNIQLFTPKEQLF from the exons ATGACAGAACCTAAAAAAGAAGCTATTGAGGCAATGTCAGAATGTGGTCTAAGACCAATGGAGTCTTATAGGTATATGTCAACAGAAACTGGCGGAGACGACTGTGTAGGTCATACGATGATTGATCATCTAAACTACTGCTACAagttaaaaatgaagcaaattgATGGCAAGGATTCACAAACACTAGTGAACAAACTGTATGACATACAATCAATAGATCCCGAGTTCTTTTTCAGAGTAAGACTCAATGCTGAAGGAAAAGTTGAGTGCCTATTTTGGAGGGATTCTATGATGAGAGAAGATTACAAAATATATGGAGATGTTCTAGTTTTTGATACTACATTCAGAACCAATAAGTACAATCTCATATGTGCTCCATTTGTTGGTATCAATAACCATTGGAAAAATACAATGTTTGCTTGTGCTTTCATTGGGGATGAAACCACAGAATCTTTCGTTTGGGTGTTTGAAACTTTTCTGAAGGCTATGGGAGGAAAGCACCCTATATCAATTTTCACTGATCAAGATGCAGCTATTGCTGCTGGAATAGAACAG GTTTTTCCTTCTTCAAGACACAGGTTATGCTTGTGGCACTTGAGTAAAAATGCAAACAGTAGGTTTGGTTTATTGAAGTCTgataaaaacttcaaaaacgCATTCTACAAGTGTTTAAGTGGGTGTATAACACcaaatgattttgaagaaacttgGAAATCTATGATCAACACTTTTAAGCTGGAAAAAGATGACTGGTTCAACAGATTGTATGGTCTTAAAGAAAAATGGTGTACagctttaagtaaagattttttttctgCCGGTATACTTTCTTCACAAAGAAGTGAAAGTACAAACCATGCTGTTGGTTTTAAAGCAAATAAAAGTACAACATTAACAGAGTTCTATAGTATTTTTCAAGCTACAATAAATCGATGGAGAAAAACCGAAGAAAAAGACGACTTTGACTGTACAAGGGGAATACCAACTTCAGAGCTAAGTATGAGTGCTATATTAAAACAGGCAGCAAATGTATACACGATAACACTTtttcgtgattttgaagaaGAGTTCAAGCTTTCTGTGGCAAGTAGTACAATGTTCAAGGGAAGTGTAGGAAGAACAGTGTTTTTTGAAGTGTGGATAGAAGGAATAATAG GATCAAGGCAAGAAGTTCAATACAAAATGGAAGATTCAACCGTCACTTGCACATGCAAAAACTTTGAAGAATCTGGATGGTTGTGCTTCCATTGTTTAAGAATATTGCATATACATTCAATCAATACAATTCCAGATCGTTACATAACAACAAGATGGACTAGATATGCAAAGAAACAGATATGGGAAAGGGTTGATACAATAAAAAGGGAGAAAGGTGAAATCAACAATTTTACTG GGCATAAGATAGCAAAGGCCAGAAAATTTATCGAGGAGAAGTTTAAAATGGATAATAAAGCAGttgatgaaatcataaaaaaggaagaagaaaggaaggcaaaagaagaagcTGCAAAGATAGCAGAACAAGAAAAGGCAAAAGCTGAAGCACAACGAGAAACACAAGACGGGGAATCAACTAATTCTGAAATAACAATTGTGCTTGATCCTGATCGTGCTAATACTAAAGGAAAGAGTAAGAAGAGAATAAAGGGTCAATATGACAATTACAAGCAGCCatcaaagaaaggaaaaaagaaacacaaagaaTTTGGATCCAAGACACCCAATATTCAATTATTTACAcctaaagaacaactattttag
- the LOC130460097 gene encoding uncharacterized protein yields MMLMMVFHGVETVQDGVGIFDFDPLADEDFRKFLRACICGTIVLSDLNCYRDEYLKRMVAFRKYRKQDVLDALIKQREELTQKYMNDASKIEIVARNSSARKSKHVETEDEAETDVNVEGKGRGKGGRRTRGGRRGKARGRGASRG; encoded by the exons ATGATGTTAATGATGGTTTTTCATGGTGTTGAAACGGTACAAGATGGTGTTGGGATTTTTGACTTTGATCCCTTGGCAGAT GAAGATTTCAGGAAGTTTCTCAGGGCTTGTATTTGTGGCACCATTGTGTTGTCAGATTTGAATTGTTACAGAGATGAATATCTGAAACGAATGGTTGCATTCAGGAAATACAGGAAACAAGATGTTTTGGATGCCCTAATTAAACAAAGGGAAGAGTTGACGCAGAAATACATGAATGATGcttcaaaaattgaaattgttgcAAGAAATAGTTCAGCAAGGAAATCCAAACATGTTGAAACAGAAGATGAAGCTGAGACAGATGTCAATGTTGAAGGGAAAGGACGTGGCAAAGGCGGGAGACGCACCCGAGGAGGCAGACGCGGGAAGGCACGTGGACGAGGTGCTTCACGTGGTTAA
- the LOC110785165 gene encoding uncharacterized protein — MVKKAAPKNPAAKKPAAKKPAAKKLEFDNSVAEMAVEAPRRRGRRPNAVSEEIPVAKESVSIKKNKKAGSPKSKAIALVSEKEPIEEEQPNQLVLQNSSLVDVPQPESHQLHSQVLKEVGADGLPIVFNFDTQCSGGSLCKLIKDFSPDQKAAVQEIGFGGLLGLQLSRKNTQMMYWCIKCFDGVSSLFTISDSK, encoded by the exons atgGTGAAGAAAGCGGCACCGAAGAATCCGGCAGCGAAGAAACCGGCAGCGAAGAAACCGGCAGCGAAGAAACTTGAATTCGACAATTCCGTCGCTGAAATGGCTGTTGAAGCTCCTCGAAGGCGAGGAAGAAGGCCAAATGCTGTTTCTGAAGAAATTCCTG TTGCTAAGGAATCTGTGTCTataaagaagaacaaaaaggctGGCAGTCCGAAATCAAAAGCAATTGCGCTTGTATCTGAAAAAGAACCAATTGAAGAAGAACAACCTAATCAACTAGTTTTACAAAATTCTTCTCTGGTTGACGTTCCACAGCCTGAATCTCATCAACTTCATTCACAAGTTTTGAAAGAAGTTGGCGCTGATGGCCTGCCTATCGT gtttaattttgATACACAATGTTCAGGAGGATCAttgtgtaaattaattaaagacttCTCTCCTGATCAAAAGGCAGCTGTTCAAGAGATAGGGTTTGGAGGATTGTTAGGCCTTCAATTAAGTCGAAAAAACACTCAGATGATGTACTGGTGCATCAAGTGCTTTGATGGTGTGAGTTCTCTGTTTACAATCAGTGATTCCAAGTAA